In Sulfitobacter sp. W027, a single window of DNA contains:
- the fabD gene encoding ACP S-malonyltransferase, producing MSIAFVFPGQGAQTIGMGRDLAEAYPQARAVFQEVDDALGEKLSEMIWEGDIETLTLTQNAQPALMATSMAAMAALKVEGIGVDRAAFVAGHSLGEYSALCAAGALSLSATARLLRIRGKAMQAAVPVGEGAMAAILGLGIEETEKLAEAAAEGEVCQVANENDPSQNVLSGHKAAVERAVAMAKDAGAKRALLLPVSAPFHCPLMGPAAEEMARALGEVTFNDPAVPLVANVTAEAVTDAAKIRELLVEQVTGRVRWRSSVEWMAAQGVTEAWEIGAGKALSGMIRRIEKSLATRSIGTPDEVKAAKEA from the coding sequence ATGAGCATTGCATTCGTTTTCCCGGGCCAGGGTGCCCAGACCATCGGCATGGGCCGCGATCTGGCCGAGGCCTACCCCCAGGCGCGCGCCGTTTTCCAAGAGGTTGATGACGCCTTGGGTGAAAAGCTGTCGGAGATGATCTGGGAGGGGGACATCGAGACATTGACGCTCACCCAGAATGCGCAGCCTGCGCTGATGGCCACTTCGATGGCCGCGATGGCCGCGCTGAAGGTCGAGGGCATCGGGGTGGACAGGGCCGCGTTTGTGGCAGGTCACAGCCTTGGCGAATATTCCGCACTTTGTGCCGCCGGGGCGCTGTCGCTTTCCGCTACCGCCCGGCTGCTGCGCATCCGTGGCAAGGCCATGCAGGCCGCGGTGCCGGTGGGCGAGGGGGCGATGGCCGCTATCCTTGGGCTTGGTATAGAAGAGACCGAGAAACTGGCCGAAGCCGCTGCTGAGGGCGAGGTCTGTCAGGTCGCCAATGAAAACGACCCGAGCCAGAACGTGCTGTCCGGCCATAAGGCCGCTGTGGAACGGGCTGTGGCGATGGCCAAGGACGCAGGCGCGAAGCGCGCGTTGTTGCTTCCGGTCTCTGCGCCTTTCCATTGCCCGCTGATGGGGCCTGCCGCTGAGGAGATGGCGCGCGCTTTGGGGGAGGTCACATTCAATGATCCAGCTGTGCCGCTGGTGGCGAATGTCACCGCCGAGGCGGTCACCGATGCCGCGAAGATTCGCGAGTTGTTGGTAGAGCAGGTGACAGGCCGGGTGCGCTGGCGGTCTTCGGTTGAGTGGATGGCCGCGCAGGGTGTCACCGAGGCCTGGGAGATCGGCGCGGGCAAGGCGCTCTCGGGCATGATCCGCCGGATCGAAAAGTCCCTCGCCACCCGCAGCATCGGCACGCCGGATGAGGTCAAAGCCGCGAAAGAAGCGTAA
- a CDS encoding bifunctional 2',3'-cyclic-nucleotide 2'-phosphodiesterase/3'-nucleotidase — protein sequence MTLRLNRRHFLAGSAGLLALHPFSLRAGANQAHLRLMETTDLHVHVFPYDYYADKEVDTVGLARTASIVKSIRAEATNTLMLDNGDFLQGNPMGDYIAYERGMKEGDMHPVIQAMNTLGFDASTLGNHEFNYGLDFLMKSLAGADFPVVSANVVKKVGAKPSDDETLVKPYVLLDRKLIDGAGEQHDIKIGIIGFVPPQIMNWDRRHLEGKVQARDILEAARAWVPQMKEAGADIIIALSHSGIGAAKEEDMMENASVPLAAVEGIDAIMTGHSHLVFPSGTYADYPGVDVSKGTIHGKPATMGGFWGSHLGLIDLMLERDGGNWRIASHSAEARAISQRNEDRSVMALVESDPEILASVQQEHDETLAYVRRAVGKTDANLHSYFALVADDPSVQIVSNAQTWYIEQMLKGTAHEGLPILSAAAPFKAGGRGGPEYYTDVPKGDVAIKNVADLYLYPNTARAVRVTGAQVKDWLERSAGMFNQITPGQQDQPLLSDSFPSYNFDVIDGVTYQIDLSQPSKFGPKGEVMNAEANRIVDLKFDGQPINPKAEFIIATNNYRASGGGEFPGASGDTTVFEGPDTNRDVIVRYIVEKGTISPRADANWRFSPMEGTSVLFETGPKAADYVDEVTGVEMEQVGDTEDGFAQFRITL from the coding sequence ATGACACTCCGCCTCAACCGCCGTCACTTTCTAGCTGGTTCTGCCGGGCTGCTGGCCCTCCATCCCTTCTCCCTGCGCGCGGGAGCAAATCAAGCGCATTTGCGGCTGATGGAGACAACAGACCTGCACGTGCATGTCTTTCCTTACGACTATTACGCCGACAAAGAAGTCGACACCGTTGGCCTTGCCCGCACCGCCAGCATCGTCAAATCTATCCGCGCAGAGGCGACAAACACCCTGATGCTCGACAACGGGGATTTCCTGCAAGGTAACCCGATGGGCGATTACATCGCCTATGAGCGCGGCATGAAAGAGGGTGACATGCACCCCGTGATCCAAGCGATGAACACGCTAGGCTTTGATGCTTCCACCTTGGGCAATCACGAATTCAACTATGGGCTCGATTTCCTGATGAAATCCCTCGCGGGTGCGGATTTCCCGGTGGTAAGCGCTAATGTCGTTAAGAAAGTGGGTGCCAAGCCCAGTGACGATGAAACGCTGGTAAAACCCTATGTGCTTCTCGACCGCAAACTGATCGACGGCGCGGGTGAGCAACATGACATCAAGATCGGCATCATCGGCTTTGTCCCACCGCAGATCATGAACTGGGACCGTCGCCATCTCGAAGGCAAGGTGCAGGCGCGCGACATCCTTGAGGCCGCCCGCGCCTGGGTGCCGCAGATGAAAGAGGCCGGGGCCGACATCATTATCGCGCTGTCGCACTCCGGCATTGGGGCGGCCAAAGAAGAAGACATGATGGAGAACGCCTCGGTCCCGCTGGCCGCGGTTGAAGGGATCGACGCGATCATGACCGGCCACAGCCACCTCGTCTTCCCCTCAGGCACCTATGCCGATTATCCGGGCGTGGACGTGAGCAAAGGCACGATCCACGGCAAGCCCGCCACCATGGGCGGGTTCTGGGGCAGCCACCTAGGTCTTATCGACCTGATGCTAGAGCGTGACGGCGGCAACTGGCGCATTGCCAGCCACAGCGCCGAGGCCCGCGCCATCTCGCAACGCAACGAGGACCGTTCGGTCATGGCACTGGTCGAGAGCGATCCTGAAATCCTCGCCTCCGTTCAACAAGAGCATGACGAAACCCTCGCCTATGTGCGGCGCGCCGTGGGCAAGACCGACGCCAACCTGCACAGCTATTTTGCGCTGGTGGCCGATGACCCTTCGGTGCAGATCGTCTCAAATGCGCAGACGTGGTATATTGAACAAATGCTCAAGGGGACCGCGCATGAGGGTCTGCCGATCCTGTCAGCCGCCGCGCCTTTCAAGGCCGGGGGGCGGGGTGGACCGGAGTATTACACCGATGTGCCCAAAGGCGATGTGGCGATCAAAAATGTCGCCGACCTCTACCTCTATCCGAACACCGCCCGCGCCGTGCGGGTGACTGGGGCACAGGTAAAAGACTGGCTGGAGCGGTCTGCCGGCATGTTCAACCAAATTACACCCGGACAACAAGACCAACCCCTGCTCAGCGACAGTTTCCCCAGCTACAACTTCGACGTGATTGACGGGGTGACCTATCAGATCGACCTCAGCCAGCCCTCCAAGTTCGGCCCCAAGGGCGAGGTGATGAACGCGGAAGCCAACCGGATCGTTGACCTAAAGTTCGACGGCCAACCCATTAATCCCAAAGCCGAGTTCATCATTGCCACCAACAACTACCGCGCCAGCGGCGGCGGCGAATTCCCCGGCGCTTCGGGTGACACCACCGTTTTTGAAGGCCCCGACACCAACCGTGATGTGATCGTGCGCTACATCGTTGAAAAAGGCACCATCAGCCCCCGCGCAGACGCCAACTGGCGCTTTTCGCCGATGGAGGGCACCAGCGTTTTGTTCGAGACGGGGCCGAAAGCCGCCGACTACGTGGATGAGGTGACAGGCGTGGAGATGGAACAGGTGGGCGATACAGAAGACGGTTTCGCCCAGTTCCGGATTACGTTGTAA
- the rpsR gene encoding 30S ribosomal protein S18 → MAAKPFFRRRKVCPFSGDNAPAIDYKDTRLLQRYISERGKIVPSRITAVSAKKQRELARAIKRARFLALLPYAVK, encoded by the coding sequence ATGGCCGCAAAACCATTTTTCCGTCGTCGTAAAGTGTGCCCCTTCTCGGGCGACAACGCACCTGCGATCGACTACAAGGACACACGTCTGCTGCAACGCTACATCTCTGAGCGTGGCAAGATCGTTCCTTCCCGTATCACCGCCGTATCGGCCAAGAAACAACGCGAGTTGGCCCGTGCCATCAAACGCGCTCGTTTCCTCGCCCTGCTGCCCTACGCCGTTAAGTAA
- a CDS encoding acyl carrier protein, whose product MSDVADRVKKIVVEHLSVEEDKVTENASFIDDLGADSLDTVELVMAFEEEFGIEIPDDAAENIQTVGDAVKFIKEAS is encoded by the coding sequence ATGAGCGACGTCGCAGACCGCGTGAAAAAGATCGTTGTAGAACACCTGAGCGTGGAAGAGGATAAAGTGACTGAGAATGCGTCGTTCATCGACGATCTTGGCGCTGACAGCCTTGACACCGTGGAACTGGTGATGGCGTTCGAAGAAGAGTTCGGCATCGAGATCCCCGATGACGCCGCTGAGAACATCCAGACCGTTGGCGATGCGGTTAAGTTCATCAAAGAAGCCTCCTAA
- the rpsF gene encoding 30S ribosomal protein S6 produces MPLYEHVMIARQDLSNTQAEGLIEHFGTVLADNDGKLVDSEYWGVKTMAYKINKNRKGHYAFLRSDAPATAVQEMERLMRLHDDVMRVLTIKVDEHKELPSVQMQKRDERSERRERR; encoded by the coding sequence ATGCCGCTTTATGAGCATGTTATGATTGCGCGTCAGGACCTGTCCAACACGCAAGCAGAAGGCCTCATCGAACACTTTGGCACCGTTCTCGCGGACAACGACGGCAAGCTCGTCGACAGCGAGTACTGGGGCGTCAAAACGATGGCCTACAAGATCAACAAAAACCGCAAGGGCCACTATGCCTTCCTGCGTTCGGACGCACCTGCGACCGCCGTGCAGGAAATGGAGCGCCTGATGCGCCTGCATGACGACGTGATGCGCGTTCTGACCATCAAAGTTGATGAGCACAAAGAACTGCCGTCCGTACAGATGCAAAAGCGTGACGAGCGTTCCGAACGCCGCGAACGCCGTTGA
- a CDS encoding transglycosylase SLT domain-containing protein — MPQTTRRMFLSFIAATALTACNAAPMEEPTPPQRSALPLHPNETPELRRKINHWADFYDLPRPLVHRLAIRESTHNPRARNGPYYGLMQILPATARSMGFQGSPSELLDADTNLKYALKYLRGAWLLSDGDHGTAIKWYARGYYYEAKKRGMLVETGLRDG, encoded by the coding sequence ATGCCTCAGACAACACGCCGCATGTTTCTCTCTTTCATCGCCGCCACCGCTCTCACCGCTTGCAATGCAGCACCTATGGAAGAGCCGACACCCCCGCAGCGCTCGGCCCTGCCCCTCCACCCGAATGAGACGCCTGAACTGCGGCGCAAGATCAACCACTGGGCAGATTTCTATGACCTGCCGCGCCCTCTGGTTCATCGTCTGGCCATCCGCGAAAGCACCCACAATCCCCGCGCCCGCAACGGCCCCTACTATGGCCTGATGCAAATTCTGCCTGCCACCGCCCGCTCCATGGGGTTCCAAGGCAGCCCGTCTGAGCTTTTGGACGCCGACACCAATCTGAAATACGCACTGAAATACCTTCGCGGCGCTTGGCTTTTGTCCGACGGAGACCACGGCACCGCCATCAAATGGTATGCGCGTGGCTATTATTACGAAGCCAAGAAACGCGGTATGCTAGTGGAAACCGGCCTGCGCGACGGGTGA
- the rplI gene encoding 50S ribosomal protein L9: protein MQVILLERVAKLGQMGEVVDVKSGYARNYLLPQGKALSASKANVEAFEGQKAQLEAQNLETKKEAEKMAEKLNGQQFVVIRSASDAGALYGSVTTRDAAEAATAEGFSVDRKQVVLMNPIKELGVHEVQVILHPEVNATIELNVARSPEEAELQASGKSIQELAAEEEAAAEFEISELFDDIGSAAGDDDMAEVVKTPEDEANDS, encoded by the coding sequence ATGCAAGTTATCCTTCTGGAACGTGTGGCCAAACTGGGCCAGATGGGCGAAGTCGTCGACGTAAAGTCGGGCTACGCTCGCAACTACCTGCTGCCGCAGGGCAAGGCGCTGTCGGCCTCCAAGGCCAACGTCGAAGCATTCGAAGGTCAGAAAGCCCAGCTTGAGGCGCAAAACCTCGAGACCAAAAAAGAAGCCGAGAAGATGGCCGAAAAGCTGAACGGTCAGCAATTCGTCGTGATTCGCTCCGCTTCCGACGCTGGTGCGCTCTATGGCTCCGTCACCACCCGTGACGCCGCCGAAGCCGCCACCGCCGAAGGTTTCTCGGTTGACCGCAAGCAGGTCGTGCTGATGAACCCGATCAAAGAGCTGGGCGTGCACGAAGTGCAGGTTATCCTGCACCCCGAAGTCAACGCCACCATCGAGCTGAACGTCGCCCGTTCGCCCGAAGAGGCCGAGCTTCAGGCATCCGGCAAATCGATCCAGGAACTGGCCGCCGAAGAGGAAGCCGCTGCTGAATTCGAAATTTCCGAACTGTTCGACGACATCGGCTCTGCCGCTGGCGACGATGATATGGCAGAAGTGGTGAAAACCCCTGAGGACGAAGCAAACGACAGCTAA
- a CDS encoding alpha/beta hydrolase — MRRLIAVFALLLSVVACGTLENASDGTRMQVQGPYLLMSGTITSRTPATFARHLAENPRIDTVVLGQIDGSIDAAATHRMGRQIRRLGLATELRSGSVVDSGGVELFIAGAKRRMAPGAALRVHSWRNGYREGSSFPRQSPKHQMTRRYVAEMLGNDAFYWFTLQAAPSDGIHKMTADEIRRYGLLTRP; from the coding sequence ATGAGGCGGCTGATTGCCGTCTTTGCGCTGCTGCTCTCAGTTGTGGCCTGTGGCACCCTTGAGAATGCCAGCGATGGCACGCGGATGCAGGTTCAGGGGCCGTATCTGTTGATGTCCGGCACGATCACCAGCCGAACACCTGCCACTTTCGCGCGCCATCTGGCCGAGAATCCGCGGATTGATACGGTGGTTCTGGGGCAGATCGACGGCTCTATTGATGCGGCGGCGACGCACCGGATGGGGCGACAGATTCGCAGATTGGGGCTGGCGACCGAGCTGCGGTCGGGCAGTGTGGTTGATTCTGGCGGTGTGGAGCTCTTCATCGCCGGAGCCAAACGGCGCATGGCGCCGGGGGCGGCGCTGCGGGTGCATAGCTGGCGCAATGGCTACCGCGAGGGCAGCAGCTTTCCGCGGCAATCGCCCAAACATCAGATGACACGGCGCTACGTGGCCGAGATGCTGGGCAATGACGCCTTTTACTGGTTTACCTTGCAGGCAGCGCCATCTGACGGGATACACAAGATGACAGCGGATGAAATCCGCCGCTACGGGCTGCTGACGCGGCCCTGA
- the fabG gene encoding 3-oxoacyl-[acyl-carrier-protein] reductase, translated as MFDLTGKNALITGASGGIGADIARKLHAQGATVGLSGTRTEPLQALKAELGERAHVLPCNLSDMEAVDALPKQAAEAMGSVDILVNNAGITRDNLFMRMSDDEWNSVLNVNLTATFKLCKGVMRGMMKARWGRIINISSVVGATGNPGQANYAASKAGVVGMSKSLAYEVASRGITVNAVAPGFITTAMTDKLTDEQKSGIMGQIPAGRMGDPDEIAAAVVYLSSAEAAYVTGTTLHVNGGMAML; from the coding sequence ATGTTCGATCTTACAGGAAAGAATGCCCTGATCACTGGCGCTTCGGGCGGCATTGGCGCGGATATCGCCCGCAAATTGCATGCCCAAGGCGCCACCGTCGGGCTGTCGGGCACGCGGACCGAGCCTTTGCAAGCGCTGAAGGCCGAATTGGGCGAGCGGGCGCATGTGCTGCCTTGTAACCTGAGCGACATGGAAGCCGTCGATGCGTTGCCGAAACAGGCGGCTGAGGCGATGGGCTCGGTCGATATTCTGGTGAACAACGCAGGCATCACCCGCGACAACCTGTTCATGCGCATGTCGGATGATGAGTGGAACTCTGTGCTCAACGTGAACCTGACCGCGACGTTTAAGCTGTGCAAAGGGGTCATGCGCGGGATGATGAAGGCCCGTTGGGGCCGGATCATCAATATCTCCAGCGTGGTGGGCGCGACGGGCAACCCCGGTCAAGCAAACTATGCGGCCTCCAAAGCGGGTGTCGTGGGCATGTCTAAGTCGCTGGCCTATGAGGTGGCAAGTCGTGGGATCACTGTGAATGCCGTGGCGCCGGGCTTTATCACCACCGCCATGACCGACAAGCTGACGGACGAGCAAAAGTCTGGAATCATGGGGCAAATTCCGGCAGGCCGCATGGGTGACCCGGATGAGATTGCCGCCGCTGTGGTCTATCTTTCTAGTGCCGAGGCTGCTTATGTGACAGGGACCACCTTGCATGTGAACGGCGGTATGGCCATGTTGTGA